Part of the Podospora pseudopauciseta strain CBS 411.78 chromosome 7 map unlocalized CBS411.78m_7.2, whole genome shotgun sequence genome, CAAGCGAGAATAAGGTAAAAGGTAACAAGCCACAATGCAAGACGAGCAGCAATAGTCTGCCTCGAGTTTGTGAGGCTGAGGGAACCCGTCTCTTCTCTGCATGGAACTATCAGGGGGTCAGCATCAGCTTGGTTCGAGGAGGACTGGTAGGATGCGCCAACGCATTCCAGTCCATGTACAACCGGCACCGTAGAGTGTGTTTGGGTCCCGGAAAGCCAAGATTGGACTACATATAGAGACCGGATGGTGCCGTGTGGGGGTCAGCCATTCCAGTCAAAGAAGACCTTCAGCGTGCTATCAACACTTGAGGCGAATGCGCGGTTGCTCTGATAGCGGAGGCTCAAGGCAACCACTTCTGCCAGTCAAGCAGTGTTGACCATCTGATTACGACCTCATGAGAAGCTACGGTCCCGAGTGCAAGACAAAGTTGCCGTTACTATTTTTGGTCTTGATCAGGGCTGCCGTAGGTAGGTGCGGGATGTTTGTCAATGACAGACAGATCTGTGTTCCGAGGCAGTTGGCCAATCATGTGTTGTTGACAACTCGAAGCAAGTATTCGTAGCACCGGCTCTGCCGAAAGTACTACCGTGGCTCGTGTTTTAATCATGTTCGCTTACGAACTACCTTCTCTCTGATGGGCAGGCAACACGGCATTTAGATTAATCGACGGGCAGACTGCAACAGCACATTGTACGCCTAGTGCCAGAATTGGGAAGGTGTCAAATATGCATGGTGTGCGAATGCGACCGACTCTCCAGGCGTATTTCTCACCCGCAGTCGCCGGGTCTAGTTCACAGATATTCGGCACCGAGTTTCGGTCAGAAACTCAGTGGATGCCGATCCCCAAGCTATTGGTAAATAGTGCCGTAGGTCTGCGTCGTGATCCTCCAAGAATACGGCCATTCATGACGCGATGGGGAGCTGCTGCCTTTATCCGCCCCTGAATCGGAGGGGTCCATTTACCCGGAATCACGAACCAGTTAGAGACAAGGCCACCATTGTTCCAGACTTCGGTGTCTACTTCTATGGGTGCACGAAAATGGCCGAAGGTCATAACAGTACCAAGTTTGCCAAATACCTGGTTGCTACTGACCAAAAAACGTGGGATCCTACAAAGTTGAAAGCCCTCAATTTCAGGAGTTGCTTCCCGGTTTCCCGCAATGCTGGGAACTGATCGACGATGAACCTCCAAAATAGGACTGTTAAAGTGTGAGTGGCGTGAATGAATGCGATTGGGCTGATAGGGGTTGCCCGGTTTATATTGCGTGCAGGAACTCATCAAAATGGTGATGGAACCTTAGCCAGCTTACCGGGTCAAATGAGCTCCCCTTAATCAACTGAGAGTACTCGCCTCTAGCCGTTTAATCTGGCACTTGAGATGTGACATCACTAATGTTTGCTGTGAGTTTGAAACTGCGGTGCTGCGTGATGTGACGACAagcccaaacccaaaaaGTTGCAatagagaaagagagaggctCACCGTACTATGCGACGTGTCAATCCGTACTATGTGGAGCAGGCCCAATGTACTTTTCGACTGTCAACCCGTAGTTTTTTATATGGGAAATCCCCCCTTTCTAGTCCGTCGTACTCCTACcgttcctcctctccattACCGTTACCGTCACCCATATTCACAACGCACCTCCCCGCCGTTAATTTTGAAGCTATTAATTAAGTGCGAGACTATACTGAGCCTTTGTTGTGTGCGTAGTATGCTTCGAGACACTCCTACTGGCCCGCCTATGGACCGTTAAACTAGGCGTACTACCCTACCTATCtataattattaaacgtAGTGGGGAATGGAATAAGTAGTGAGTTGGTTAGTTAATTAGGTAAATTGGTTAAAGCTAAAAAGAAAGGCCGTTAATTATAACAAAGGTAGAGCTGAAACGACGGTATGGGTGTATTGCAGTGTGATGGAAACAAGGAGTATTGAACGATGTTGTGACACCTGTAGGATTAGGGATAAGTATGGGAAAAAGACACCCTATATAGTACGAATTGACATGTCGCATAGTACGGCGAGCCTATCTCTAAAAAAAATGCTGTAACCTAACTTTAGCGTCGCAAAAGAGTACATGGTGATAGGTCAGCTTCCAGATAGGTTGAAGTGAACAATGAACAAAGAGAAACAATAATGCCTTTGTTAGTAGGCGTCTCAACCGCCACAATGCAATTGTCCAGATGAgctgggagatggagatgtggGTTTGAACGTGATCCCTTAAAAGGTATACCATGTTCGATCTGATTTGAACAGTTTTCCGAAATTTGATGATGTTTTCGAATTCCTAAGACACTCCAAACATTTCTACACACAACACACTTTACCACTAGGTACCTAATCGAACCCAAAGCCTCTATGATGGCTAAAGTTACAGCCTATTCGCCAGATGATGAATGCAGACATTACGCCAGCACTGCAGTACCGATAGGCATGGCTTCAATAGCCTGGGCTGTGCATAATGGCCTCCAAGATTTGCTATCGGCCTGGGAGATTTATCTGATCGTCCTGTCCGCCTGGCTTCTTGTCTTGTCCATAGCAACTCGCGTTACACTCTACACAAAGTCCAGCACCAAACCCGCAGACCTTGCCTACGAAGTATCAAACGTCAGTTACGAAGATGTTCGTGGATATCTAGAGGATGGCTGCCCGCGGACCAGGTGCCTACACAACATATGGTCCGATTATGAGCCAGTGCCGACGACGGATCAACCCCAATGTAATGACGAAGaacccaaaacaccaagcaTATGGGACGGAAAGGCCGAATTTTCATGCACCTCATCGGATGGCGAGATCATCCCTAATGATTCTGTCACGCAGCATGGAATTATAGGCTGGGAAATCAGGGTGCTCATGATCCAACACGACAAGCTCCGAAAGCGACGACTCGAAAAGGCTGCCAAGAATAAATCTGGCTTCCCAGAGTTCAAGTACTGGCCTCGAGATCCTTCTTTGACCTACAAACAAAACTGGAGTAACTGGTATGCCACCCGCAAGGAATACCGGCGTTTGCATCCACCTTCGGAGGAGGAACTCGCAGAGGAACGGCAAAGAAGAAAGGAACAGGAAGAGAGAATCGAGAAGAGGTGGTATGAGAAGCATGGGATTCCCAGGCCTACTCCCCTACCAAAGATCTGCGTCGTCGATGTGGAAGGGAAGGTGGAAGATCTGGATGGGATGATTGGCTGTGGTAACGCATGCAGGCGCGTTGAGGAGAGTTACCGGAAGCCCGGAGTGGATGAAGCGTTTCTGTGGCCTTATTGGACACCAAAAAATGCCCAAGAAGAGTGGGAGGGCACCCTAATtgatgaaggggaagaagttgaagacTTGTGGACAAGTTTCGGCTATAAGCACGACGAATTGAAGGCTCGGTTGGCGTAGGACGATATTCAGACGTATTAAGATGGGACAGCCCTGAGAGTGGCAAGTTGCTGACCGATTTTACCGTGGAGATAATGAATTTGAAAATGTTAAGAACAATATTAAAGGGAGTTTCAGAACCCTTGTGTGAAAGACGTGAAGCTTGGCCATATGAACCCTCAATTGTGTGGCGAGGTTTTCGGCGGATGACTCAGTGGCCGCGGCCAGGGCACACCCGAACCCAGCTTTTGCGGGGGGTTGCTCCTTCTTGCTCTCAACACGGATATGCCCAAACGTGAGCTATAAGAACATGGCGCCTTGTTTCAGTCCAAATCATTTTAATTGTCTAATACCATCAGCCTTTTTTTACCCCAGGTACACGACACAATCTTTTGGGTGATTCTCAACCTACACCAACCACGACGATGGAGCCACAGCCACCATCTCCGCCATTTCCTGCCAGCAGCGCTCTAAAAACTATTGCTAAATACAAACAACGTTCTTTCGACACCTCACTCAACTCCCACATTCCCCTCCTCGAGTCCGCAAAgaacccctcctctcctgaCGTTGTTCTTATAGGAGACTCCATGATCGAACGGatgctcaccaccgccaactgCGGCCCAAACCTCGTCTCGCCTTGGCCATCACAAACCATGCTTCCAAAGGATAACAGCAAGCAGTTTCAAGCAGGCCGAGTTCTCAActtgggagtgggaggtgaCAAGATACAGAATGTGGCCTACCGCCTGGTTGGTGACCCAACGCAGTGTCTCAAAAGTGTTGCAGACATGTTGGCCGCGCGGAGAAGTGTAAAGTTGTGGGTTTTACAGGTTGGGACTAATAACCTGAGCCCCAAGAAAGGgctgggagatggagatgtcgATGCTCTAAGGGCCTTGGTAGAGGCCCTGCTGGACATAGGAGCAGAGGGTTGTAAGGTGTTAGTGACGGGATTATTCTTGCGAAAGGATATACCCTGGGAGAAGATCAAACAGGCGAATGAAAAGATTCGTCAAGTGGTAGAGAATTTTGCGAGTGGCCACCCAGCAAGTGTGTTGTGGCTTCCTGCGAcagaggaggtcaaggaggaacACTTGGTAGACCACGTGCATTTGAGCGAGGCTGGATACAAAATATGGATTGGGAGGTCACTGGCTGACGAGACTATGAGGGTATGGGTTATGGCAGAATGCACAGCCAAGGATTAAGAACTGGACTATTGAACGGTCATGGAGGCTGTATTTTCTGTCAATGGAGCTATAGTGTTGTTGGCCTTTGCGCCAGCCATTGCTCTTCAGTAAAGTACCTTAACTATTTCTTTTCTAGATGATTCTCATTTTGAActttctccaccaccaggaCGGGCTGCCCCTTGGCAGCTGCCTCCTTCTCAGCAAGCagcttcttttcctttcctccccAGTAATGCCAATCCATGAAGCGGTAGCCTTGCACGCTTTGAGCAGTGGCATTAATGGTGTGGCAGCCGAACAAAAGACGGTTGGGTGGTATGACAGCAAGCGAGAAACGCATGAACGTGAAGGCGTAAACGATGAGGGCGCAGGTCATCTTGCCGGATATTCTGAGCGTTTTTGTTAGTGTGTTCACTGTTATGGTGAACACTCACAAGTCAGGGCTCTTCTGCGTATCCGCTATGGCCGCGAGAGGAATGGTGAAGTTGGAAGCCGGGCCCCAAAAGTCTGCACGCATTGAGGCCGGTCAGTTTTTTGGTCCTGAGTGCGGCCAGGTCACGTAGGTAGGGAGGTCGACTTACGCGTCGAGCAAAAGTAATCGGTCCAGGGATTGGACCTGATCTTGGCATTTGCCGCCTTGATGAACGCAGCGGCCATTGTTGATACTTGATGTCGACGTTCGATGGTATGGTATTGAAGAACAAGTGAAAGACGAAAGGTGCGTGAATCCTCCCGCAGACTCCGGTTCGGAGAAAGAGGGGCAGTATTTGGTGAGATAATTCATGTTACACAGCCAAGAGGAATTTTGCGTTCCGATATCAGATCCGGCATTTacccttctctttctccctcgccgtcaCGTGGATGGCTGAGTCGCATCTTTCTTCAGCAGGACAATCCTTTTCATATGTCAATCTTTGCGCTCTTGCGGGCTGGGAGGTGCGTACGCAGGTGCTATAGTGAAGGAAGCGCTTTAGGCTTGTCAATAGGGCTGTGCTAGCTCTGCCATTCTGTTCGTGGGATTTGGAACTGATCGCAGATTAAAAATGGAAGCAGAAGGCGGTAGTCATGTTTTATAAAATGACTTTGGCGTAGGTTTGCAGTGCTCCCAGTGGTTGCTGTTCCCGCAATGCGGGAGGGCCTGAGGATCGCCGGCCGGCCACATGCGGCCAGCCTGGCTGGGTTCAGAGGCGCAACCAAGACCTCGGCGGCTACTACGTCCTTGAACCGCCAGCCTGGTTAGGGTGTACACGTCAGATGTTTGGGCATTGTTCTTTAAGGTTGAACATGTCCCTGGCTTCGGGCATGTCGATATCGACATGTCAGGTGTCTCAGCTCTGATGtattgttgatgttgagacTATATTTGTACTCTCAGCTTCGTGACAGCCTTTAATGCCTTTTCGGTTTCTCACCTTTGGCATACATCCGCCGACAAATAACTGTTAATACAACAAAGTTCCACTCAGCCGGCATGCGAGCCGCTATCGTCTTCCTCGCTACGTTCATTGCCctggcggcagcagcaccggAGATGACCATGGAGAAGCTTCAGGAGCGGGCGCTCTGTGTAAGTAGCTTCAACCTTTCCACAGGAAGGCGCGCATTCCAGCTAGCCGTAACTAATAGGTAAATGTACAGGAGTGCAATGAAAACCGCTGCCGTGGCCCGAGTTGCTGTGCGAACGGAACGTGCTGATAATTCCTGCTATCGACAGGGTCAGCAAGTACATAAGACTCGAAAATACTCACGAGACTACGATGTACGTTGTAACGACTTGGATATGGGCTTTCAGCGCTTGTGTATTGGCTTTGGGAATAGGACTTGGTGACAAGAATAAGGTGGAGTTTTGGTGAAATCGGGACCTAGTGTTCCAGCTTCAAAAATTTATTGAAACTCGATTTTTCCATGCTTAAAAAATCTCAGCTCAGAAAAGGTTCCCTCTCAGTAGCTAGACAATCGTGAACTGTAGATTTCGGCCAGCCATTTCGTCCGTCATGCCCTCTCCATCTATAAACCCATCCATATACCCGTCTCCCACAATCCTATGTTTGCCCctttcaacaccatcctctcttaaaacaaaaaaagggcagtcacccccaaacaaaaccaccacTATATGTCCCTGCTGAATCGACTTGACACCCCGTCC contains:
- a CDS encoding uncharacterized protein (COG:C; EggNog:ENOG503P3VE), whose translation is MAAAFIKAANAKIRSNPWTDYFCSTHFWGPASNFTIPLAAIADTQKSPDLISGKMTCALIVYAFTFMRFSLAVIPPNRLLFGCHTINATAQSVQGYRFMDWHYWGGKEKKLLAEKEAAAKGQPVLVVEKVQNENHLEKK
- a CDS encoding uncharacterized protein (EggNog:ENOG503P7H0); protein product: MEPQPPSPPFPASSALKTIAKYKQRSFDTSLNSHIPLLESAKNPSSPDVVLIGDSMIERMLTTANCGPNLVSPWPSQTMLPKDNSKQFQAGRVLNLGVGGDKIQNVAYRLVGDPTQCLKSVADMLAARRSVKLWVLQVGTNNLSPKKGLGDGDVDALRALVEALLDIGAEGCKVLVTGLFLRKDIPWEKIKQANEKIRQVVENFASGHPASVLWLPATEEVKEEHLVDHVHLSEAGYKIWIGRSLADETMRVWVMAECTAKD